One window of Methanomassiliicoccales archaeon genomic DNA carries:
- a CDS encoding cation diffusion facilitator family transporter gives MTQRKVRVARYSIYSNSGLVGLKLVTGISTGSISVISEGIHSMIDLVAAVIANYSVKKSGQPADKEHPYGHGKYENYAGVIEAILILFAAGLIVYEALGKLFERSAPEFLLAGIVIMGISVMVNLYVSHMLLKVGREEDSMALIADGLHLRTDVLTSLGVFVGLILIQITQIAILDPIVAILVACLIVKAAWDLTKEASKGLIDQQLPPEEEAIIKTIMAKHCKMFIGYHALRTRKAGSERFIDMHLVVKKDISVQEAHAVCDTIEKEIESSLRNTSVLIHIEPCESDECPLLHEEHFVDIQIPPDKPC, from the coding sequence TTGACGCAGAGAAAGGTTCGGGTGGCAAGGTATTCGATCTACAGCAACTCTGGCCTCGTGGGGCTGAAGCTGGTAACCGGGATATCGACCGGTTCGATATCGGTCATCTCGGAAGGGATACACTCGATGATCGATCTGGTTGCCGCAGTGATTGCCAACTATTCGGTGAAGAAATCCGGTCAGCCGGCAGACAAGGAGCATCCATACGGGCATGGGAAATATGAGAACTACGCCGGTGTCATCGAGGCCATCCTCATATTGTTCGCAGCCGGACTGATCGTATACGAGGCATTGGGCAAACTTTTCGAGCGCTCCGCACCGGAGTTCCTGCTTGCCGGTATCGTCATCATGGGCATCTCCGTGATGGTCAACCTGTACGTTTCCCACATGCTTTTGAAGGTCGGCCGGGAAGAGGACTCCATGGCGCTGATAGCCGATGGGCTGCACCTGAGGACGGATGTGCTGACCTCGCTCGGGGTATTCGTCGGACTGATCCTTATCCAGATCACCCAGATAGCCATTCTTGATCCCATTGTCGCCATCCTGGTCGCCTGCCTCATCGTCAAGGCGGCCTGGGACCTGACCAAGGAGGCGAGCAAAGGCCTGATCGACCAGCAATTGCCGCCTGAGGAGGAGGCGATCATCAAGACCATCATGGCGAAGCACTGCAAGATGTTCATTGGTTATCATGCCCTCAGGACCCGAAAGGCCGGATCGGAGAGGTTCATCGATATGCACCTCGTGGTCAAGAAGGACATCAGCGTTCAGGAGGCGCATGCTGTGTGCGACACCATCGAGAAGGAGATCGAATCCAGCCTGAGGAACACCAGCGTGCTGATCCACATCGAACCGTGCGAATCGGACGAGTGCCCCCTGCTTCATGAGGAACATTTTGTAGATATCCAGATCCCGCCGGACAAGCCATGCTAG
- a CDS encoding response regulator — protein MIQVIYVDDEKNLLDIGKAFLERNGELKVDVALSAEEANRSMSHVHYDAIVSDYQMPGTDGLQFLKSVRQFDKNIPFILFTGRGREEVVIEAYNSGVSFYLQKGGDPNAQFVELEHKIAQAVGKRMAEESLSIKKNQAIMAMGLARVASWEFDETNKQFRYDDIFYDLYGTDGVREGGYSMSADKFFRDFVHPEDLDRVLEFVKDGHKRVPPGEFDQIEHRIIRRDGKIRTIVVRVGWIRDAEGKPQTAYGVNWDITEMNRPETNKNHEMDVVPILQR, from the coding sequence ATGATCCAAGTTATCTACGTCGATGACGAGAAAAACCTCCTGGATATAGGGAAGGCTTTCCTGGAGAGAAACGGGGAGCTCAAGGTTGATGTTGCACTTTCAGCCGAGGAAGCGAACAGGTCGATGTCCCATGTCCATTACGATGCGATCGTCTCCGACTACCAAATGCCGGGGACGGACGGACTTCAATTCCTTAAGTCTGTAAGGCAATTTGACAAGAACATCCCCTTCATCCTATTCACCGGCCGAGGGCGCGAAGAGGTCGTGATCGAGGCCTACAACTCCGGCGTCAGCTTCTACCTGCAAAAGGGGGGCGACCCCAACGCGCAATTCGTCGAGCTGGAGCATAAGATAGCCCAGGCGGTCGGCAAGCGTATGGCCGAAGAGAGTCTGTCCATAAAGAAGAACCAAGCGATCATGGCCATGGGCCTGGCCAGGGTGGCCAGCTGGGAATTTGACGAGACTAATAAACAATTCAGGTACGACGATATATTCTATGACCTGTATGGCACCGATGGTGTTCGGGAAGGAGGTTACTCAATGAGCGCGGATAAGTTCTTCCGAGATTTCGTTCATCCAGAAGACCTCGATCGAGTATTGGAATTTGTGAAGGATGGACATAAAAGAGTACCCCCAGGTGAGTTTGACCAGATCGAGCACCGCATCATCAGGAGGGACGGAAAGATCAGAACAATCGTTGTCCGAGTCGGTTGGATCAGGGATGCAGAGGGCAAACCCCAGACGGCATACGGCGTCAATTGGGACATAACCGAGATGAATAGACCGGAGACAAACAAGAATCACGAAATGGATGTGGTTCCCATTCTCCAAAGATAA
- a CDS encoding isocitrate/isopropylmalate dehydrogenase family protein, which yields MNKRVVVIGGDGIGPEVTASAIKVLEAVHAPLDLTFASMGLECYRRTGSYLPEETVNALDGTDACLFGAITSPDASVKDYRSPILWLRKHFDLYANVRPVKRLVPDLGIGDLNAVIVRENTEGMYTGIEHAENGVVTLERKVSEKACRRLVRYAIEHCRREGIDNITCVHKSNVLRLSDGMFKRVFYEEVSSSGLKANDLLVDAAAAALIIKPKQFGCLVTLNLYGDILSDEAAAVVGGLGFAPSVNHGDRFDIYEPTHGSAPDIAGKGIANPTAAILSSSMMLRDMGSRREATLVDAAVVSALRKGVRTPDAGGSATTDEFTETVLAALEQAQR from the coding sequence ATGAACAAGAGAGTCGTGGTGATCGGTGGGGACGGGATAGGCCCGGAGGTCACCGCGTCCGCCATCAAGGTGCTGGAGGCCGTGCATGCCCCGCTCGACCTGACCTTCGCCAGCATGGGACTGGAATGCTACAGGCGAACCGGGTCCTATCTCCCCGAAGAGACGGTCAACGCACTGGATGGCACCGATGCCTGCCTTTTCGGTGCGATCACATCCCCCGATGCGAGTGTCAAAGACTACCGTTCACCTATACTCTGGCTTCGGAAACATTTCGATCTGTACGCCAATGTGAGACCGGTGAAGAGGCTGGTCCCGGATCTGGGCATCGGCGACCTGAACGCGGTCATCGTTCGTGAGAACACCGAAGGCATGTACACCGGCATAGAGCATGCCGAGAACGGCGTCGTCACGCTGGAACGAAAGGTGTCCGAAAAGGCCTGCCGCCGTCTGGTGCGCTATGCGATAGAACATTGCCGCCGGGAAGGCATCGACAACATCACCTGTGTGCACAAGTCGAACGTGCTCAGGCTTTCCGATGGCATGTTCAAAAGGGTGTTCTACGAAGAGGTGTCCAGTTCCGGTCTGAAGGCGAATGACCTGTTGGTGGACGCTGCGGCGGCAGCCCTGATCATAAAACCGAAACAGTTCGGGTGCCTGGTCACCCTTAACCTTTACGGCGATATCCTATCGGACGAGGCGGCAGCGGTCGTTGGAGGCTTGGGATTCGCCCCTTCTGTCAACCACGGGGACCGATTCGACATCTACGAGCCGACCCACGGTTCCGCCCCGGACATCGCCGGGAAGGGTATCGCCAACCCGACCGCGGCGATCCTTTCCTCGAGCATGATGCTCCGGGACATGGGATCGAGACGGGAGGCGACGCTCGTCGATGCCGCGGTCGTCTCCGCCTTAAGGAAGGGGGTCCGGACCCCGGACGCCGGAGGTTCGGCCACCACCGATGAGTTCACCGAGACGGTGCTGGCCGCCCTGGAACAGGCTCAACGGTAG
- a CDS encoding ATP-binding cassette domain-containing protein, translating into MSPDPIIELHRVTISKGDAKILRDITLKICPGERLVILGPNGSGKSSLIKTFTGEYRHDTTDERSYVKILGSEYWDIHDVHKAFGLVSSDLQFDFRRDMDGLEAVLSGFFGSIGTNRSQSITREMNGRARKALLSVGSSGLGRKPLSVMSMGEARRVIMARALVNEPEALILDEPMNGLDLTGKHLVRDAMRSLVGRGKALVLVTQDPSDIIPEIDRIILVKNGKIFLDDGIDALNEKNLSTLFKVPLNLCRYDGRWWAWS; encoded by the coding sequence ATGTCACCTGATCCAATAATCGAATTGCACCGAGTGACGATATCCAAGGGCGATGCGAAGATACTGAGGGATATCACGCTCAAGATATGCCCCGGCGAACGATTGGTGATACTTGGGCCCAATGGTTCGGGAAAATCATCACTCATCAAGACATTCACGGGGGAGTATCGTCACGACACCACCGATGAGCGTTCCTACGTCAAGATACTTGGATCTGAATACTGGGATATTCACGATGTACATAAGGCGTTCGGATTGGTTTCGAGCGATCTCCAGTTCGATTTCAGGAGGGATATGGATGGGCTCGAGGCAGTGCTATCGGGATTCTTCGGTTCAATCGGCACGAACAGGTCGCAGAGCATCACCAGGGAGATGAACGGAAGGGCCAGAAAGGCCCTTTTGTCGGTAGGCTCCAGCGGGTTGGGCCGCAAGCCGTTGTCAGTCATGTCGATGGGGGAGGCCAGAAGGGTCATCATGGCCCGGGCTTTGGTGAACGAGCCGGAGGCATTGATACTCGACGAACCGATGAACGGCCTGGACCTGACCGGTAAACACCTGGTGAGGGATGCGATGCGCTCATTGGTCGGCCGAGGAAAAGCCTTGGTACTGGTGACTCAAGACCCCTCCGACATCATACCGGAGATAGACCGGATAATACTGGTCAAGAATGGAAAGATCTTCCTTGACGATGGTATCGATGCATTGAACGAGAAGAACCTCTCCACGCTTTTCAAGGTACCATTGAACCTCTGCCGATATGATGGCAGGTGGTGGGCGTGGTCATGA
- a CDS encoding deoxyhypusine synthase, which produces MEEIKVKDIKIEGPMTVDELMRQMSESGGFTGRKLADATDIIEQMVKDEKCVTFLSFPACIMATGTRGVLVELVKRKLVDVIITTCGTLDHDLARTWKHYYKGDFLMDDAELRREGVNRLGNVLVPDESYGLVLEEKLIPMFEEILEGRDSISTHELIDEVGKRLDNEESLLYWAHKNKVPIFVPGITDGSFGSQAWMYWQTHRNFKIDLFADEQELSDIIFHADDTGAIIVGGGISKHHVIWWNQFKGGLDYAVYLTTAMEYDGSLSGAQVREAVSWGKVKEGAAQITVEGDATIALPLIVASIIERMQ; this is translated from the coding sequence ATGGAAGAGATCAAGGTCAAGGACATCAAGATCGAAGGCCCGATGACCGTCGACGAACTGATGCGCCAGATGAGCGAATCCGGGGGGTTCACCGGACGCAAGCTCGCCGACGCCACGGACATCATCGAGCAGATGGTAAAGGATGAGAAATGCGTCACCTTCCTGTCATTCCCGGCATGCATAATGGCCACCGGCACGAGAGGCGTCCTGGTGGAGCTGGTCAAGAGAAAGCTGGTCGATGTCATCATCACCACCTGCGGCACGCTCGACCATGACCTGGCACGCACCTGGAAGCATTACTACAAGGGCGACTTCCTTATGGACGATGCGGAGCTGAGGCGCGAGGGCGTGAACCGTCTGGGCAACGTGCTCGTTCCGGACGAAAGCTACGGCCTCGTCCTGGAGGAGAAGCTCATCCCGATGTTCGAGGAGATCCTCGAGGGACGGGACTCGATCTCCACACATGAGCTGATCGACGAGGTCGGCAAACGCCTTGATAATGAGGAATCGCTGCTCTATTGGGCGCATAAGAACAAGGTCCCGATCTTCGTCCCCGGCATAACCGACGGTTCTTTCGGGTCACAGGCATGGATGTACTGGCAGACGCACCGCAATTTCAAGATCGACCTGTTCGCCGATGAGCAGGAACTCTCCGATATCATATTCCATGCGGACGATACCGGAGCCATCATCGTCGGCGGGGGCATCTCCAAGCACCACGTCATCTGGTGGAACCAGTTCAAGGGGGGGCTGGACTACGCGGTCTACCTGACCACCGCAATGGAGTATGATGGCTCCCTCAGCGGTGCCCAGGTCCGTGAGGCGGTATCCTGGGGAAAGGTCAAGGAAGGGGCCGCCCAGATAACAGTGGAAGGCGACGCCACGATAGCGCTTCCGTTGATCGTCGCTAGCATCATTGAGCGAATGCAATGA
- a CDS encoding thymidylate kinase, with the protein MRWIVIDGIDGSGKSTYAGLIAEYYQDRGERVIVHVHPSTGRLGRISRKALESNGKAMHIVATVFFVADVLRSLSLLKKEGKIYDTVIFVRYVLATAYLPDRLAPIGYEFISKLLPMPKRLMLIDIDPAIANERISRRAEKKEMFEDPANLIRAREKLRSLASKEWRIIDNSLPMDMGRESLYRILEDWDRTYD; encoded by the coding sequence TTGAGATGGATTGTGATCGATGGGATCGATGGCTCGGGTAAATCCACCTATGCGGGCCTGATCGCTGAGTATTACCAGGACAGAGGCGAAAGGGTCATCGTCCATGTGCACCCTTCGACCGGAAGGCTCGGCCGGATATCCCGCAAGGCACTGGAGTCCAATGGCAAGGCGATGCACATCGTGGCCACCGTGTTCTTTGTCGCAGATGTCCTGAGATCGCTGAGCTTACTCAAGAAAGAGGGGAAGATCTATGACACGGTGATCTTCGTCCGTTATGTCCTGGCCACGGCATATCTTCCTGATCGGCTCGCACCCATAGGTTATGAGTTCATCAGCAAACTGCTTCCGATGCCGAAACGGTTGATGCTCATAGATATCGATCCTGCCATTGCCAACGAAAGAATATCGAGGCGGGCCGAGAAGAAGGAGATGTTCGAGGACCCGGCCAATCTGATAAGGGCACGTGAGAAGTTGCGATCGTTGGCGTCAAAGGAGTGGAGGATCATCGACAACTCACTCCCGATGGATATGGGCCGGGAATCGCTCTACCGAATTCTGGAAGATTGGGACAGGACCTACGACTGA
- a CDS encoding SRPBCC domain-containing protein, producing the protein MPTYVVRASIEISAEPQKVWDVLKDFDRYPEWNPCLLSVTGEKRIGSMLTVSVNPDHSMNRKFKARLLEYSKGKGIRWFGSFSAPHVFSGDHSFEILPTATGVTFIQQEEFKGILVPLLKGTLDRKTKKRYEEMNRALKARSERVD; encoded by the coding sequence ATGCCGACATATGTAGTTCGCGCGTCGATCGAGATATCTGCTGAACCGCAGAAGGTATGGGATGTCCTGAAGGACTTTGACCGTTATCCGGAATGGAATCCGTGCCTGTTGTCGGTAACTGGAGAGAAGCGCATCGGCTCAATGCTCACCGTTTCAGTCAATCCGGATCATTCCATGAACCGGAAGTTCAAGGCCAGGCTTCTGGAGTACTCAAAGGGAAAGGGGATAAGATGGTTTGGAAGCTTTTCGGCCCCACACGTTTTCTCCGGTGACCATTCATTCGAGATTTTGCCGACCGCCACCGGTGTAACATTCATCCAGCAGGAGGAATTCAAAGGAATCCTCGTGCCCCTCCTCAAGGGAACACTCGATAGAAAGACGAAAAAAAGATATGAAGAGATGAACCGCGCCCTGAAGGCGCGGTCCGAAAGGGTTGATTGA
- the spt4 gene encoding transcription elongation factor subunit Spt4: MKIQKACKHCSFITEEDVCPLCGNPTSKDWQGYVIIIDHTKSEIAKRMGINVNGKFALKVR, translated from the coding sequence ATGAAGATCCAGAAGGCGTGTAAACATTGCAGCTTCATAACGGAGGAGGACGTGTGCCCCCTCTGCGGAAACCCGACGTCGAAGGACTGGCAGGGCTATGTCATCATCATAGACCACACCAAGTCCGAGATCGCAAAGAGGATGGGCATAAATGTCAATGGAAAGTTCGCCCTCAAGGTGCGATAA
- a CDS encoding DNA-directed RNA polymerase, which translates to MYMLTQREKVVRIPPDKLGDDLNSVVNSLAREAYEGQIEGNDALTVLVKNIEPIGQGRIVHGDGAVYQTVKYEAIIFRPQLQEVIEGTVVEVLKFGAFVRFGPLDGLLHISQIMDDRIDVDDSGQRLLGKDTKRDLKVGDIVRARIVALSLNERNPRESKIGLTMRQPGLGKLEWIAEDRAKKGGAAQ; encoded by the coding sequence ATGTACATGTTGACGCAGAGAGAAAAGGTCGTTCGCATCCCTCCAGACAAGTTGGGCGACGATCTGAACAGTGTCGTCAATTCACTCGCGAGGGAGGCGTACGAAGGTCAGATAGAAGGCAATGACGCCCTCACCGTGCTCGTGAAGAACATCGAGCCGATCGGCCAGGGCCGTATCGTCCATGGTGACGGGGCGGTCTACCAGACCGTTAAGTATGAGGCCATCATCTTCCGCCCTCAGCTCCAAGAGGTAATCGAGGGAACGGTCGTCGAGGTCCTCAAGTTCGGCGCCTTCGTTCGCTTCGGGCCTCTGGACGGCCTGCTCCATATCAGCCAGATCATGGATGACAGGATCGATGTCGATGACTCGGGGCAAAGACTCCTAGGAAAGGACACCAAGAGGGATCTCAAGGTCGGGGACATCGTCCGCGCCAGGATAGTCGCCCTCTCGTTGAACGAGCGCAACCCGCGCGAGAGCAAGATCGGCCTCACCATGAGGCAGCCGGGCCTCGGCAAGCTCGAATGGATAGCTGAGGACCGGGCCAAGAAGGGAGGCGCCGCCCAATGA
- a CDS encoding DUF359 domain-containing protein, with protein sequence MRKDLGMPLGEMLSESSVISQLRNCDNVISVGDVVSLSLIQNGLAPHVTIYDCQTERSMMTTLDTKVEKIAGIKVTVSNPAGMITPQMVREIEKAVTNPSPTKIRVEGEEDLAALVCAALAPAGSCLVYGLPKKGMALVRITPEINRKAKEIIYQMEESI encoded by the coding sequence ATGAGAAAGGACCTAGGAATGCCGCTCGGGGAGATGTTGTCGGAAAGCTCAGTCATAAGCCAACTGCGCAACTGCGACAATGTCATCTCGGTCGGCGATGTGGTTTCCCTTTCTTTGATACAGAATGGCCTGGCTCCGCATGTGACCATCTACGACTGCCAAACCGAGAGGTCGATGATGACGACCCTGGACACAAAGGTCGAGAAGATCGCTGGGATCAAGGTGACGGTGAGCAACCCTGCGGGAATGATCACCCCGCAGATGGTAAGGGAGATAGAAAAGGCAGTGACCAATCCCTCACCCACCAAGATAAGGGTGGAGGGAGAAGAGGACCTGGCGGCGCTGGTCTGCGCCGCGCTGGCCCCTGCAGGTTCGTGCCTCGTCTATGGTCTCCCGAAAAAGGGAATGGCGCTGGTAAGAATCACGCCAGAGATCAACCGCAAGGCTAAGGAAATCATCTACCAGATGGAGGAATCAATATGA
- a CDS encoding 30S ribosomal protein S27ae — protein sequence MAEKAAGKAKAKPKEKNKKDLYSVSKDGKIERKRKHCPKCGPGVFLGEHKDRVSCGKCGYTEFAKKSK from the coding sequence ATGGCAGAGAAAGCAGCTGGAAAGGCAAAGGCCAAGCCCAAGGAAAAGAACAAGAAGGACCTCTACTCGGTCTCCAAGGATGGAAAGATCGAACGGAAGAGGAAGCACTGCCCGAAGTGCGGCCCAGGCGTGTTCCTCGGCGAGCACAAGGACCGGGTGTCCTGCGGCAAGTGCGGATACACCGAGTTCGCCAAGAAGTCGAAGTAA
- a CDS encoding sodium-translocating pyrophosphatase, with the protein MDMNSLVYVIPIAGLVGLLTAGILSWQIFKKDTGTPEMKAIGDAIREGAMAYLARQYKTIAIISVILGVIIMIGINWETGVAFLMGAFFSALSGYIGMYVSVNSNIRTASAARRTLGEALQVSFRGGAVSGLAVVSLSLLGVAGMFFLFQGYLVPGDIVTVNGITYDRGIGTALFMVVGYAFGASFAALFAQLGGGIYTKAADVGADLVGKVEAGIPEDSPKNPAVIADLVGDNVGDCAGRGADLFESTAAENIGAMILGFSIYALTGDTGWILFPLIVRAFGVFAGIIGIFTVKLRNENEEPMKALNRGYYIACIIAAALFAYSTYALLGTGWGYYFACGVVGIVLSIAIVYITQYYTAGEYRPVREIAKASETGPATNIITGISVGLETTAAPVIAIAVALLTSFYLGGLAAPSGASTFIYGLYGTAVATMGMLATCAFVLAEDTFGPITDNAGGIVEMSDQPKEIRDRTDKLDAVGNTTKALTKGYAMGSAALAAYLLFGAFFDRVLEILTAAGKLGPTGLPLTISDVFVVDLAKPPVFVGALIGGMMVFLFASLAIRAVGKAAGKMIDEVRRQFKENPNILLGDDKPDYARCVDISTKGALKAMILPSLLPVVVPVAFGLLMRFAYTGDYTIPYQAVGAMLMVGTIVGVLMALFLNNGGGAWDNAKKYVESKGLKKTPQHAAAVVGDTVGDPFKDTAGPSLHVLVKLLSTITLVFASVIVVA; encoded by the coding sequence ATGGATATGAATTCATTGGTTTACGTTATACCAATTGCGGGCTTGGTTGGTCTGCTTACCGCGGGCATCCTATCTTGGCAGATATTCAAGAAGGACACCGGAACGCCTGAGATGAAGGCGATCGGTGACGCTATCCGCGAAGGCGCTATGGCCTACCTTGCTCGTCAATACAAGACGATAGCCATCATCAGCGTCATTCTTGGTGTCATCATAATGATTGGCATCAACTGGGAGACTGGTGTGGCTTTCCTGATGGGTGCCTTTTTCTCAGCCCTGTCGGGATACATCGGAATGTATGTGTCTGTGAACTCGAACATCAGGACCGCGAGCGCCGCGAGAAGGACGCTCGGAGAGGCCCTGCAAGTCTCCTTCCGTGGAGGAGCAGTCTCTGGATTGGCTGTCGTATCATTATCCCTGTTGGGTGTGGCCGGCATGTTCTTCCTGTTCCAGGGATACCTCGTGCCCGGTGACATAGTGACCGTCAACGGGATCACCTATGACAGGGGTATCGGTACTGCACTCTTCATGGTCGTAGGATATGCGTTCGGCGCGTCCTTTGCCGCTCTCTTCGCCCAACTGGGTGGAGGAATCTATACAAAGGCGGCCGATGTCGGTGCTGACCTCGTCGGAAAGGTCGAGGCCGGTATCCCGGAAGACTCGCCAAAGAACCCGGCCGTCATCGCGGACCTCGTCGGAGACAACGTCGGTGACTGCGCTGGTCGTGGCGCTGACCTGTTCGAATCGACCGCCGCCGAGAACATCGGCGCTATGATCCTAGGTTTCTCCATATACGCTCTCACCGGCGACACTGGCTGGATATTGTTCCCGCTTATCGTTCGTGCGTTCGGTGTGTTTGCCGGAATTATCGGTATCTTCACCGTCAAGCTGAGGAACGAGAACGAGGAACCGATGAAGGCTCTCAACCGCGGATACTATATCGCGTGCATCATCGCTGCGGCACTGTTCGCCTATTCGACCTATGCCCTCCTGGGAACCGGATGGGGATACTACTTCGCTTGCGGAGTGGTCGGAATCGTCCTGAGCATTGCCATCGTCTATATCACCCAGTATTACACTGCGGGTGAATACCGTCCGGTCAGAGAGATCGCCAAGGCATCTGAGACCGGACCGGCAACGAACATCATCACTGGTATCTCAGTAGGTCTGGAGACCACCGCTGCACCGGTCATCGCAATCGCCGTTGCATTGCTGACATCGTTCTACCTGGGCGGATTGGCTGCACCATCTGGGGCAAGCACGTTCATATACGGACTATATGGAACGGCAGTGGCAACAATGGGTATGCTGGCCACCTGCGCCTTCGTACTCGCCGAAGACACCTTCGGCCCGATCACCGACAACGCCGGCGGCATCGTCGAGATGTCCGACCAGCCGAAGGAGATCAGGGACAGGACCGACAAGCTGGACGCTGTCGGCAACACCACCAAGGCCCTCACCAAGGGATACGCCATGGGATCCGCCGCACTGGCTGCCTATCTGCTGTTCGGCGCATTCTTCGACCGGGTCCTCGAAATACTGACCGCGGCCGGAAAACTGGGCCCAACCGGATTGCCCCTGACCATATCAGATGTGTTCGTTGTGGATTTGGCAAAGCCCCCAGTATTCGTCGGTGCGCTCATCGGCGGTATGATGGTCTTCCTGTTCGCCTCGTTGGCCATCCGTGCGGTCGGAAAGGCTGCCGGTAAGATGATCGACGAGGTCAGGAGGCAGTTCAAGGAGAACCCCAACATCCTGCTTGGCGACGATAAGCCAGACTATGCCCGCTGCGTCGATATCTCGACCAAGGGGGCTTTGAAGGCAATGATCCTTCCAAGTCTCTTGCCGGTCGTGGTCCCTGTCGCCTTCGGTCTGCTGATGCGGTTCGCCTACACTGGCGACTATACTATCCCATACCAGGCGGTCGGCGCTATGTTGATGGTCGGCACCATTGTCGGTGTCCTGATGGCCCTCTTCCTGAACAACGGCGGAGGAGCTTGGGACAACGCCAAGAAATACGTCGAATCGAAGGGTCTGAAGAAGACCCCGCAGCACGCTGCCGCCGTCGTCGGTGACACCGTCGGTGACCCGTTCAAGGACACCGCTGGACCGTCCCTGCACGTGCTGGTCAAGCTGCTCTCGACCATCACCCTGGTATTCGCTTCGGTCATCGTCGTCGCGTAA
- a CDS encoding ATPase domain-containing protein codes for MEKDECKKRPDLIRLTSGIPGLDDMIEGGFPFPSVILLSGPAGTGKTTFALKYLCEGAKKGEQGLYFTTLSEPTQWMLRYASQFDFMDQGYFNDEIVYMDLGAMIRDTKPSELMSMIEEKIAEVVPQRIVIDPITVIGGMMKGDYRQFLFDLSNRLKNWNATTLVTGEVNPGELYPTEVSYAVDGIILLMLSEEMGARRKYLEVLKMRGTNHQTGKQSIDISRREGIVVLKARF; via the coding sequence ATGGAAAAAGATGAGTGCAAGAAGCGGCCTGACTTGATCCGATTGACCAGCGGTATACCTGGTCTCGACGATATGATCGAGGGAGGGTTCCCGTTCCCTTCAGTCATTCTTCTCTCGGGACCAGCGGGGACGGGGAAGACCACCTTCGCACTGAAGTACCTCTGCGAAGGGGCCAAGAAGGGTGAGCAGGGGCTCTATTTCACCACTCTCAGCGAACCGACCCAGTGGATGCTGCGGTATGCGTCCCAGTTCGATTTCATGGATCAGGGTTACTTCAACGACGAGATCGTCTACATGGACCTCGGGGCCATGATCAGGGACACCAAGCCAAGCGAGCTCATGTCGATGATCGAAGAGAAGATCGCCGAGGTCGTGCCCCAGCGCATAGTCATCGATCCGATCACTGTGATCGGTGGCATGATGAAGGGAGACTACCGACAGTTCCTTTTCGACCTATCCAATCGCCTGAAGAACTGGAACGCCACCACGCTGGTGACCGGCGAAGTGAACCCGGGCGAGCTCTATCCGACGGAAGTATCATACGCGGTAGACGGCATAATCCTGCTCATGCTCTCGGAGGAGATGGGTGCCCGAAGGAAGTACCTGGAGGTGCTGAAGATGAGGGGTACCAACCACCAGACCGGCAAGCAGTCCATTGACATATCCCGCAGAGAGGGGATTGTCGTTCTGAAGGCAAGGTTCTGA
- the rps24e gene encoding 30S ribosomal protein S24e, with amino-acid sequence MKVEIDSKKDNVLHKRTEVMFTAEHGGEATPKRSDLRAGIADKLGVNKDRVVIDHTNTEFGMGKSHGYAKVYETPELAKSSEKNYILARQGMAEKKAKKVKLVKAKAAPKIK; translated from the coding sequence ATGAAGGTCGAGATTGACAGCAAGAAAGATAACGTTCTCCACAAGAGGACAGAAGTGATGTTCACCGCTGAGCATGGCGGCGAAGCGACACCGAAGAGAAGCGACCTACGGGCCGGCATCGCCGACAAGTTGGGCGTCAACAAGGACCGCGTCGTCATTGACCACACGAACACCGAGTTCGGCATGGGCAAGTCGCACGGGTACGCCAAGGTCTATGAGACCCCGGAACTGGCCAAGTCAAGCGAGAAGAACTATATCCTCGCACGCCAGGGAATGGCCGAAAAGAAGGCGAAGAAGGTCAAACTGGTAAAGGCCAAGGCAGCGCCGAAGATCAAGTAA